GTTTTTTGGGatatatgttaaaacaaaaatgaactccctcactttacaaaggagaaaaatcataCTATCAGTTCAGTACTTTTTCACCAATGGTGAGAGGGTATATTTCAGACAGAGTCAAGGAGGCCCTCAGAAAACTCTAAGGGTAGAGGCAGCTCAGGCTGGGAGAACGGAGGAAAGGAAACAGTAGCAGTTTCTGGTGAGCAAATGCTAACAGTAACCCTGTTTCAGAAGTCCCGCAGGTAAACATGCCAGTTGCTAGTtgtttgaccttggacaaattacccttctttgagtttcagtttacttatctgttaTATGGTAATAATAATATGAGGTTGTGGGGAAGACCAAATGGAGGCCAGGTTTGCCAAGCACTTTGAGCTCTATAAAGCTCTTTGTTATTGTATCAGTGATGGACTTCGGACATCAAGTGTCAGAGAAGGGCAAAGAACCAACCAATAGAGGGAGATCTAATTTTGTGTTGAGATACCCGAGATCTTCAGCTAGAAATAGTTGGTGGAGGCTGGCTGCTCTCTAGGACCTCTCCCACCCCTCCCATCTTCTCCTTTCTCAGCTCCTTCCCACTGATTCCCTGCGGGGTGTAGAGATGTTTGGTGCCCCTGGCCAGGCCAGGAGGTGATACTtcaggataaataaataaacagggaGCAGATGGCCAGGGGAGTGGGGTAGGACCCGGGGCCTCATTCTGGCTCTCTGCAGCTCAGTTCTCCGCCCGCTAGGAAAACATTGCTCAGGCCAGAGCAAATGGATTCCAGATCCTGGGATGGGGAAATGGCCACAGCAGGGTTAGCCTCCCCCTCTGTGTGGCCCCTAGAGCTACCCACTGGGCCTCCCTCCTGACCAATGAAAGGTAGCCCAGGGGCTGTTAACCTTGGGCCCGAGAGCTTTTTCTTCTGGCAACCCAGGCTGACTTTTTCAATCAATTGGTGTCTGAGTTCATGGGTGGAGGAAGGGGGATGGGGATGAAGAAGGTTGGGCGCACCATCTATAAAGGGGGGGTCTTTTATGCTGGTGGAAACTTCTGGCTCAtcgggaaaagagagagacagttaAATCTTACTGAGTTAATGAAGGGCATTAGAAAAGAGCCCAGGACTGAAAATCCAGTGTAGGCTCcaggcaaataattttttttctgtgcctcagtttcttcctctatcatATGTGAAGATGATAAAATAATACATTCTATACATGCTTCCAGACTCATCTCCTTTAAATTCTGCTTCATGCCTGTCATATTCCTGCTTCCAACCTGCTATGGTTTCCTTCTAGGATCAAGACTGAACTCTTTAATTTGACACTGGAAAACCTTTATAATCTGAGCCCAAACTCACTGTACAATCTTATGTTTCATCCATCCCAGGTATACCTCTATATTCAGTTATTCCACCTAGGCTGGACTCCTCATTGACAGACCTCCTTCTCAACCTATTCCCAATACCATGAATATCCCCTcccatttatttaaatatcacCCATCTTTCTGAGCTTCCTCCTCCAGAAAATCTTCTTGACCCTCTTAgctaaagagataataaaaaaaaaaagattttattgatactcttaaaaaaagaaacatcattaTCTCTTCCCAACAACTTCTCTCTCTCGTTCAATGAACCTTCCCTTTTAATAAGTAGTCAAGTAAAGTAATACCTGACCATATCTGAAAAGATATGATTCCACTTGTGGTCCAAGGCTTCACGTAAATTTCTCTACTGTCACAATTAGTCACAGTGCCCATAAaaattctgaagtttttccaatgtTGGTTGTTCTCTTTTACATCATTGTGGTCAATCACATGTGTTGTTCTTTTAGTTCTGTTTACATTTCTGTGCTTTAGTTCATATAACCTATCATAGAATCAGAGGTTTAGATCAGAAAGGAAACTTTGAGACTCAAATCTTTCTCAGATTCTTATCAAGCAATAGTATACCATTGCATTCACATGTCATGATGTATTAACCATTCCCCATTGATTGACCTTTCAGACCTTTGCATCTTCAAAAAGTGTCCatatacattttttattgttatggAAAAGAGCTAGAAGTAAAGGAGATGTCCATAAAAGAAAGAATGggtaaacaagttgtgatacaaAATGGAATGGGATGTTAATATTACTGTGCCCTTAGAAACAGTTAATATAAAAAATGTAGAGAAGCATTGGAAAACCTATGAACTGATATAGAacaaagcaagcagaaccaggaaaacaatatacacctTGACTGAAATTATGtaagtagaaatttaaaaaaaaattaactcacaAAATTAAATTACAATGACAAAactttgtctgaaaaaaaaagatgagaaaaatgcatCTTTTCCACAGGAGGTGGTATTATGTAGTAGAAAGAGTACtggactttgaaggaaaaaatcttTGTCCAAATGGAACCTCTGACATTTAccacttaggcaagtcacttttccattagcctcaggttcttcatctatagaataaAGGGCTTAGTTTCAATCACTACTGAAACTCTTTCTAGTTCTGGGTCAGTTCCTTGGAAAAGTTGGGCATCAGTGCAGAATATAGCATGAATTATCTTGACTgattttactctctctctctctcttttaaattccTTGCTACAGGGAGTGAATCTTTGAGTTGGagagggatatatttggaaataaaattaatgttaaaatcaatataattttttaaagtagcagctatcaatatttttgtatttatagacCCTTTCCCCCttgtctttgacctctttggaCTATATGGAGTAGTGCTATAAATGGCTCAAAGGGTCCATAGGGATGTCTCTATTTGAAATTCTCTATCCTTGCTTGTACCTTTCATTACCTGTTTCTTAGAACAGTTGTGTTCAAATCTTTATGACCctgtttggggctttcttggcaaaggtactggaatagtttgccattccctgctccagcttattttatagatgaggacattgaggcaaacaagttaaatgactttctcagggtcaaaCATCTAGTAAGattctgagccagatttgaattcagaaaaataaatcttaattccaggtttagcactctattcactgcatcacatAACTGCTTTTTAGCACAAACTACTCTATATTGTTTGAGATTTTGTGAATATGTGTATCATCTCATTCTACTGTGAACTCACTGAAATTAGGGGTTAAACTTCTCTATCTCCTTGATAGTGCTAAAGCACAAAACCTTCCTTATACTAGATTTTGGAATGATTATCAAGAGTGCCATTTACTTAGTTAAGACACTGGATAAGCCACATCCCACCTCTGGGCAgcagctgtaaaatgaagaattgtaCCAGAAAGAAAGCATGATGTAATAGTTAAGACAGGATTTGGCATCAGAAAGACCCAGATTTGAATTTCCCTTacatatttattagctatttgatcctagataagtcaattaatttctctgtgcctATTTCCCCATATGCTAAAAAAGAAAGCGTTTAGACTACATGGCTTCTAGCTTTCCTTTCCGATCTTGGTCTATGACTCTATGGTCATTTCAGTCCAGTTCTAGCCTGGCTTATTTTTTGGGTCCCTTCTTGGTTTTGGTTTAATGGCTGTAACATCAACAGCTATGATTCTATGGTTCTAAAATTCAGTCtctataataatagctgacatctTATAACTATAGTACTTATAGTCATAAGATACCTAGGTCTTCTGacccaaaatattttctctttccctgccTGAGATTGAGAGTAGTTGGGTGTAAGGAAATAGAGTGGAAAGCAGCTTAGGTACTGTTTTCCCAGGTTAGTGTTTCCTTCAGTCTAAGACCTAGGTTCCATCTCAGCCTAGCTTGTCCCtatatgaccttggccaagttcTCTatgattcaatttcctcatctataacaatATAGTATTTAGATGCAAAGTTTTCTCTCATTCCTTCTAGCTCAAAATTTATGCTATTCACTCTTTGGTTTCCTGTAAGGACAAGGGTAAATCAATGGAACAtcagatgtcagagctggaaaggatgcTAGAATATAATAGATCAaagctggaagtgaccttagagatGATCAGGtaaaatcttattttacagatgaggaaaactgaggtgtGATGAGGTGAAAGAATTTCTGCTCAAAATTAGTTACTAGTGAGCAAATAGCAGACTTATGATGAGAGCCCAAGTCTTCTCTTGTCCAGCTTTGTGTTCTTTTGATTACATGTTGATGTCTCTCATGTTGGGGTAAACCTGGAGTTGGGGACTATCCTCAGGAAGGACTTGTAGAAGGTTGGAAGGTGATTATGGGTTTCTAAACATAATGATCTCCTTGCTAGTTAAAAACTTGAGTCATGGGCCTGGAAGACATTACACGCTTGTCCAGTGGGAGAGTCTCTTTGAGTTCCGGAGTTGGGACCCCAGCAGCCAGAGCTAGGTGAAGGGATGGGACCCCACCCTCCACAAAGCTCCCTttgttcctttcctcccccaGGCACCAGAACGAATGGATTGGTGGCAGTTGAGGTCATCAGTCAGACTATATCAGGAGTCAGGCCTGGGAAAGGGAGACAGGTGGGGAGGGGAAGACAGACTGACAGTAGAGCTAGTTTGGGGAGAATTTAATGATGTAGGGGCCTGAGAATTATAGGAATATAGGATTTAAAGTTGAAAGGTACCTTGGAGGTCACCTAGTTATTCCCCCCATAGAGAAACTTAGTCCCAGAGAGATAGTATGTAGCAAAACCTGGATCTAAAGCTAGACTTTTTTCTCTAAAGTATTCCAATCCCATATTCTAAGGCATTTTATTAAGCATGAATTCTTATTCTAGCTACACTACTAATTTGCTTAATgatttaaacaaataatttctctttgggcctcagtttctttctctgtaaaatgagaaagaaaggcataaagagattaaaaaaatgatgtttgatggcaaagtggatagaacactggccctggagtcaagagaacctgagttcaaatccacccttagatagttaacactagctgtgtgacactctgaaaatcacttaatcccaactgactttcccccccaaaaaagatttgGTTAAAAGTATTCTTCCTTGTGCTTTTATGCATTTTATGCCCTACTTAGGGGCTTGCTACTTTGCTTACCTTGCTCAGGTTCTGCAATTAAACATTTGGGTGGTACTAGACTTAGGGttggaaagatctgagttcaaatcctatctcaggcattagttgtgtgatcttggtcaagttaCTTCTTTCTCAGTTGTTCTATCCataaaatagaggtaataataatatctacacCACAGTGTGACTGAAAAAATTATATGTGATACCTATATAGTctttaagtgctacataaatactatctatttttattgttcctcacattacaaataaggaaacagactaGGTGAGgttaaatagatttaaaaatttttatttagaaaggaAAGGGGTTCACTGGGTAATAAATGAGTAAAGGATATGTctggaaatgaataaaataaaaaaaatagaaggcataagtaaaaataagacaaaaaatgtTTAAGGGACCATTAGTACTCTGATTAATTAAGTGACTAATTCTGATTTTTGAAGATCGATAATAAAGCCTGCTTCAGACTTATTAGAGAAGCAGTGTATTTATATAATGGTGCAGAATGAGGCATACATTTTCAGATAAGGGCACTGCGCTCATTTATTTACCTTAACTATACTTATGTGTTACAGTGTCAGACAGTGGATGGTGAGGGTAAGCTGCCTCTACTTGTGTACTACCTCTTTGGGACTAAGTTTCCCCATAAGGGAAATGGACTAGGTGACTTCCAAGGcatctttcagctttaaatcctatATTCCTATAACTCCCAGGCccctatactatatatatgtgtgtaataaacacatattatatatatatatatatatatatatatatatatgtattacatatacatatatatgtaaaataaccCACTACTAACaccaacaaaagagaaaaggacatcagtaaaaatttgtttttaaagaacacAGAAGGAGCATCTaggtagtgaagtggatagagcactagtcctaaagtcaggaggacctgagttcaaatctggtctcagacacttaatactgcctaattgtgtgatcctgacaagtcacttaatcccaattggctcagcaaaataaattaaaaaataaaaataaagaacacaGAAGCCTTAGAGATAAAATTAGTCCAAATCTCTGGCTTTAGACATGTGTAAACTGATGCTAAgataggtgacttgcccaagatcacatagctccCAAGCATCATAGTAAGGATTTAACCCTATGTCATCTGGCTTGAGTTCAGTGACCATTTCAGTGCTTCATCATTCTGTGAGCAGTgagattcatttctttaaaaatagcttatgatctcattttattacTTTACTCATTGTCCTATTCATgttataaaatgtaagctccttgaggggctGCTTCACTTTTGTTCCCAGAGGCTAGCAAAGTGAATGGAACACAGTAGGACCATATGCTTGTTATTTGATTATGTATATGGTTCAATTATGCATACAGATATTTTGTGGTGTACCTATGTAAACTGGATGGAGGATGGAGTGGTAAGGTCATTGAACTGGGTTTTGGAAGGTGGGGTTGCTAGACTGAATTCTGCCACTATCAAAGATCTCTCAAAGCTCTAATCTATGATTCACTCTATGACATTAGAAAAAAGTTACTTTTCCTCCCagtgcctcattttcctccttttaaatgtcatctctaaaattcctttgtCTTGGGGAacgtaggtggcgcagtggatagagcaccagccctgaagtcaggatgacctgagttcaaatctgacctcagacacttaacacttcctggctgtgaccctgagcaagtcacttaaccccaactgcctcagcaaaaaaacaaaaacaaaacatttctttgaGCTCTATCTAACATTCCATATTTTCATCCTCAAAATTGCATTTTTATCACAGTAGATGCTTCACaattgtttgctgaattgaattattgAAGCCGTGTCAgttataatatttcatattctaaaaTTCCTCCTAGTTCTGGGGTTCTAGGAGTTTGAAATTGACCAGTTCCAcaagaacagaaagaaggaatATTAAAAAGCTGTCCACACTGGGTTATCTTTCCAAATGGTATTAAATTTGGACCAGTTCTTTCAGGCTGATAGGAAAACAGTGCCATCTCCTGGTGGCTCATTGTAAGGTTAACACAAGAAGCCTGGCAGATTGCCAGGGACATCTCCATTCTCCTCTCCCCATCACGTTCTGAGGAAAGAAGGTCAGGGGACTAGACCTCTAATCCAGTTTATTGTGCAGAGACTGGACACTTGAGTAAGGTCTCATAGCTCCCTAGAGGCTGATCTGACTAGGCAAAACCACCCAGAGAGAAGgggaatgtttttcttctttccactctGTTTTTCAGCATCAAACAGTTCTCAGTGATTCTAAAGTATGGAGTTCACAGCAAGTCACCACATCTATtcgaattactttttttttttttaaccaaaccaCCTTCATCATCTTGATCCCtcaataacaacaatgacaactTTAAatgtgtgatttcattagtgttgGGAAAATCCCAGTAAGGGAATGCAAATCATCGTTGTTCTGAAacttaacaataataacaatgatgatataCATGCCATCTTTGTTGTGTTTCTGCTACAGAAGTTAAcccaaaaatattttcagtgattCTATAGGAAATTTGCTTATATATGAATACATTTATTACAATATTACAAAGATTAATAATTTTATCCACCTGCAAAATAGTCTGAGGAACAAGAAATACAGGACTAACAGCGGAGAGCAGCTGGTACTCAGACTTTCCATCTTAACCCCATAATTAGATAACAATTCCCAACTCTAGCAAAtaattttcctcacaacaatcctgagaggtaggtaggttagtacaaatatttttatcacaATTTTAGACGAGAAAACAGACACAGGAtagaagtgacttgtctatgatCCCATGGTCCCACATTACTCCAAGCCTAAGCCCTTTTCACTAAATCAGAATTTGTTGGGGTTTTTATTTGTTGTGTCTAAATCTTCtttctcaaaaagaaaagatTGCAAGGATTCCTGCTTCCCATGGGGAGAGAGTTAGACATGGATTCCTTAGCCTGATTTGAACAGAAGGTGCCTCCTCCACCTACGAAATTGGAAAAGggttctccttcacttctcttactcctcccttcCATAAATAGACTCTCATTCTGCTCCCTCCCGACATGATCTCACAGAATGATAAGACTCTGAGATGGATGATTTTAGAAGCTATGTTAGTCCAACATCTTCATGTTACAAAGGGGGAAAGTATAAGTGACAAAACTGGGATCTGAACAAGGGAAATTCTAATCccaaattcatttcttttcccattataaCCACTTGACACCCCACTGTGGGGTAGGGTAGGATGCTCCTTTCTGTTCTTAAACTCAGGGCCAATAGTCTTCAATCCAAGACATGGGAGTCCAAGATATTAAATCTCAGGGAACGATTCCCTATCCTTCTCTCTAGCCTTAAAGGAATAAATACTAAGTAAGTCGGTCATACGTTGTCAGGGGACCAGTTTGGGGTCACAAGCCCACCGGTTTGTACTCTGCACGGCCCTGGTAAGGACCAGTGTTACTTGGCTGCTTCTGCTGTCTTTAATGGGCACATTTTCAGTGAGTTCCAAGGGCCAAGAGCCAAGGGTGTTGCTACTGCAGGTCTGGGGTGGAGGAACCCAGGTACACACGAAGGTCTGATATCGTGGACCGGACCAGCTTGGCAGGGATTGTTTCCTTGTGCAGTTCCTGGTAAGCTGCATATCTGTGGCATCCCCCGAAGGAGTAGAAGTAGTTTCCTCCTTGGGCTCCTTTGATCCATAGGACATCAATAGGCGGCACCCGGTCTGGGTCCTCCTATAGAGGGGAAAAgtcagggagaaagagaaaaagacagaaatggagaagATGACCATCACGAGACATTACACCTGGAGGGAACTCTGGGATACAAAACGGGGAAGACAGGACGTCGGAGTTAAGAAAACAGTCGGACACAGTATATTTAGTGCTAAAAAAGACCTCAAAGGTTATCTAGGGCAGTGCTCCCGTTTTATTGAGAGGGTACTGGGACCGGAAGAACAGGACTGACTTGGCCAAGATGACACCGAAAAATGGCAGCGCGGACTCTCTGGCCGCCGGTCTGGGCTCTCTCGGGAAAGCCTTACCTGGATGGTGTCCATGAGGCTCTTCACCTTGTCCGGGTCCAGCACTGCGGGCAGCGGCCGGATGAGGACGCTCAGGGGGACATTGTGCACGGTAGCGATGGCGCCAGAATGTATGCTCCGGCTCCCCGATTCAGAGGCCCGCTCGTGCCCTTCTGCCCCGACCTCGGGACCCGCTCGCCCGTGGCTGCCGCCGGCTCGCAGCCCCATTCTGCCAGCCCCCCTCCGAGATTTGCCCAGCACCCAGACTTTAACTCCGGATCGGAATGTACCATTCAGCATCCAGAGGGAAGTGCAGAAGCCAAGTTCCGGCACCCGAACCCTAGAAGCGCTCGCAGCTCCGGGTTCCTTTGGTGAAAAGCCTTAAAATGTAGTCTTTCTACCGGGCTTGCTCTTGCGACGCCGTTCCTAGGAAAAACTTCCCGAGCTTGCGTTTCTCCACACTTCCCGCTCCTCCCACTTTGATCCACCCTCCCGGTATCGAGAGAAATAGAAGAGGCCGGGCTCAGCCTAACT
The DNA window shown above is from Sminthopsis crassicaudata isolate SCR6 chromosome 2, ASM4859323v1, whole genome shotgun sequence and carries:
- the SRXN1 gene encoding sulfiredoxin-1, with amino-acid sequence MLNGTFRSGVKVWVLGKSRRGAGRMGLRAGGSHGRAGPEVGAEGHERASESGSRSIHSGAIATVHNVPLSVLIRPLPAVLDPDKVKSLMDTIQEDPDRVPPIDVLWIKGAQGGNYFYSFGGCHRYAAYQELHKETIPAKLVRSTISDLRVYLGSSTPDLQ